TCCTTCAGTAAGACCTGCATTTGTATCAAGTAATCctgcagaatttttattttatagttgCAATCTACGATGGCAGTAATCTCACTGAGTGGCAAGTCCTTCTTAGTTAAATAAATAGCCTGTGCTTACCTGGCTGTCTGGTTACCCCTCCTTGTATTTGTGGATGCTGACTAACCAGTAATACAGTTATTTCTCTGTTGATGTAAGCTGTGTATCTGGACTATTACATTGCATCTGTCAGGACCATAGCTGTGTGCTAATGAATGCCAGTTTATTTTTACTTGAACCAAGAAAATTTGAAAGTGCAGATATTGCCCTTCAGGAAGTAGATTTTTCAGGAACAAGGACCTGTCCAGTCCAGTCCAGGTTTGAGGATGCACAACCTAGGCACTGCTGTCCCTACATTTTGGGCATTTAGCCCTTGGAATGAAATCCAAACGTGAGAGCCGTGTCTGAGGTCCCTTACATTGTGCGAGCGCACTGGATGTTCCTGGCACAGAAAAGGGAGTGCGGTGTGAAGCACGGCTCTAGCCTGGTGGCTAAAGCCCTCACTCTGGTAAGACTCAATAAAAGCTACCAGCTCCTATCAGCCGAGTGCCCCAATTAATAGTTTATTCAGCTGTGCTTTGTCTTGAGCACTTTCTTTCAAAGACTCTTATTTTACATTCTTCTCTCTGCTGTGCGCTGCTCACTTCAGTGAGGAGTGGGATATCTACTCAGCCTAAAATGTAGTGGAAACTGAGGATTTCTCAGCCTGATAATGATGTCCCGGTCTTCTGTCTTCTGGGTGTTTTCTCTCAACATTATGCTTTTGAATAAAATCAGATGGGTATTGCCAGCACATCACCAAGCCAGATCTTCAAAGAAAGAGAGAGTTGCAATTGTATTTTGCGACAGACTCCATCCCGCTGCTGTCTCTTAGGGCTATGTGGCCTTGTCAAATCAAATCCCTTCAGAAACTGAAGGTGCCCCTCAATCTAATTTGCAGAGTTGTGCTTGGACAGGTCTGGTTCTGGTGCAGTTCTAGATGGGGGCCCAGCACAGAGCTGAGGGCGCTGCTGTGTCTGGGTCAAAATAAAAATGCCTGCTGAGCAAGTTAGATGCTTCCACATTATGTTTTTTGATTTGAAGCGGGGAAAGTTGGAGAAAGGATTTGAACTTAGATACTCAAGGCCTGCCTAAATCCTAATTGTATTTAGGCatgcaatttttttgttgttgtttctttttggaTCTGTCCTTAGAAGTCAAAACCCTAACACAGGTTTTTCACAAAGTATCATTATTCATGTTCAGCAAACAAGGGATCGTAAGAGGGACAAGGTGGCATCACTCACAACACTTGTGAAACTGTTACGGTCATGCTGACTATCTTGAAATCATCTACAGAGAACTCTGAAGAATCAGCTGATTTAAGGACAGGTGATAAGTATATTTTACAAATTCTGTTACTATGGTAGTTTAACTACTATCAGGATATTAGTGCAAATCTCCATTCTCATAGCAAAACCATTTTTTCATTGATGTGTACTGCATATATGATTGCATTTTATTAGGAAAGAGGTAgagctttttttaataaataaatactatGAGTGTCTGTCTCTGAAGCAGAGTAAAAGTAACACAATATTTAAGAAGTTGATGTGACACAAGATTTTTTGTTTATATTACAAATAAGTAATATTTTCAAGAGAGGATAGGATACCTGTTCTTGCATCTTAAAATTTTGCTTGAAGACCAACAGTATTCTCAAGTGTTGTCATGTTTTGTCTCGCTTGTTTCTATGGAGCCATAAAAAAGTCTATTATAgcagttttggttttcatttgtgtGCGGTGTccataaacatttttaattgtCTTCGGTTATGATATCTTTTCAAAGGATGAAGTCgatgaaaaggaaataaaggtgGATGAAGAAACTGCAGTGATTCCTAGCACTGACAGTACAATAAATCAAATAAGGAGGAAAGATTTCCAGGTGACTACATCTAGCTATATTCAAGATAAAATGGGGACAAAACCCAATGAAGCTAAAACAAATAGATACTTAACAAGAGAAGAAGAATTGCATGGTAAGGATGATGTTTTCAAAGCAGTTTATTACCTTACTTCTCCACCTGCTAGTGAAGtttctgaagaagaggaagatcCTTTTTCGGAATCCCGAACAATTACTGGAATTCCTCCTCAACTCATTGGCTCCACCAAAGGCATAGAAGAAGAATACATATACCTTTCTTCAGGCACTGAACCAACAAGAATAACCACTACTGTCCATAGTGATGAAGATTTCTTATTGTCTCCTTTTAAACCTCATCAAGAATCTGGTGACTTTTGGAGTTCCGTTCTTACCACTTCTTCAGCACAGTTCGTTACGGAGCAGACCTCTGAAGAAGACACCCTTCCTTCGGGAAGCCCAGATATAAGCATGCATGATGTTCTTTCCCAAGGCTCCATTAAGTATGTTTCAGAAGGTGCAGCACCCTCAAGCTCTGATGAGCCACCAAAGCATATTTCTTCCACTGATGGAAATTTGTGGCTTCGTAATGCTACAGATCTGACAACTCAGTCTGTTGATACATCAGATAGCAGGCAATTGTCTCAGACCAGTTACACTGATGCTTATGTAGAGGGATTAAAGCCAGCTACAGTACCCTATTCCAGCAGCCCAGTGGCTTCGCAAGACACTTCAGATGCGGATTTAGAATTGCCACATTATTCTACCTTTGCTTTCTCCTCTGCTGAGTTATCACCTCACTCTGTCTCTTCAAGCTCTGGAGAATATggttctgcttctgctgccagTGAGGTACTCTCTCAGACAACTCAACCAGTCTATAATGGTGAGATACCTCTTCAACCTTCCTACAGTAGTGAAGTGTTTCCTCTAGTCACCCCTGTATTGTTTGACTCTCAGATGCTCGACACTACCCCTGCTACATCAGATAGTGATGTGACCTTGCATGCTACACCTGTATTTCCCAGTGTTGCTGTGTCATTTGAACCCACCCTGTCTTCCTATGATGATGTACCTTTGCTTACattttcctctgcttcctccagtaGTAAAATGTTTCACCGTCTGTATACAGTTTCTCAGATGTTACCACAAAGTGCTACTCCAGCTGTTGCAAGTGATAAGGTGTCCCTGCATGCTTCTTTGACATTGGCAGAGGGCGATACATTAAAACAGCCAAGCCTTGCTCAATATGCTGATGTGGTGTCACATCAGACTACTCATGCTGCTTCAGAGACACTGATATTTGGTCATAATAGAACTCACGTATTTTCTCAAGTTGAACCATCCAGCAGTGATATAAATATGCATGTACTATCTACAATGTCTGAACTTCCTTATGCTTTGTCTAGTAATGTGGGCTCCCTCCAAAGCTTTACTGTTTCTTATGACTCTGCAGAATTTGTGCATGATTCTGTTGACGTATTTCGTCAAGATCCTTTACTTAGCAGCTATAACAACGTATTGGTGCATAAACCTTCTTCTGTAATATCACAAGCTGATATTTTGCTGCAGCCTACGCACTCTCTGTCTAGTGATACGGATTGGTCTGAAGCATACTCTGGTAGTGAGTCCCTTTTGCCTGATACAGATACTTTGACGGTACTTAATGTTTCTTCCTCTGATTCTGTAGATGAAATTTTGTATGAATCATCTGGGTTTAGTGATGTTAATAAGATGCTTCAAAAAGGTGATGTTGTATATGGAGATGAGAGAGAACCGCAAATTTCCTCTTCTTTAAGTGAAATGGCTTCCAGTGCTGAAAGTAAAGTGATACCTGAACTTTCTACATCTGTTTCTAATGATGATGTAAATAAGCAGAATACGTCTCAGCAAGAAAGCCCACTTCCTGTTTCTAGCACAAAGGGAATCCTTCCAGTCTCTCTTGCTTTTCCCACTACTAAGATATTTGATCATGATATTAGTAAACTTACAGAAAATTACCTTTCCGTTCAGCCTTTGCATGTTACACCTCCAGCCTTTGACGACACTTTGCTTAAACCTATGCTTAGTGCAAGCTCAGATGAAGCTTTCTCTGCCCCTGCTTATAGCAAAATGTTGTCCTCGACTCAGCTGCACTTTTATGAGACCTCAGCTACATTAAATAATGAAGCATTACTGCAGTCCTTCTTCCAATCTTCTGGCGGTGGCACTCTGCTTAACACAGCTGCAGTTGTGCCTAGTGATCCAATATTGGCTGAAAGCTCCAGGGTTCATAAAGATAGTTCTACATTTGACCAAATATTGCATCAAATGGCACCAGGTTCTGCTACAACTGAAACCATGCTGCATTCTACATCTGCACCTTCTGCTGCTGATACGTTGTCAAACACTTTTAGTAAGCCCACAGCGTCACTTCAAGGTTTATCTGTCTCTTATGCAAGTGAGGAATATGTTTCATCCAGTTTGTTTAACAGTGAAGATGTTCAGCAGGTTATGCCTTCATTGTACAGTAGCGATGTTGCATTCCAGCTGACCAGTTTagaaaatacaaatgcttttCCGCCCCAAGCAGTGAATGCTGTAACAACTCCCTTCCTAACAGTTGATACATTACCACGTGTAGCTACTCCTGCAGACAGCCGTATTTCTTCAAGTGTTTTTGAAGGAAGTGAGTCTGCCAGTGTCTCTTCAAGTTCCACACTTGGTTTTGATCCTGTTCACATGCCTGCAGTTGTTTCTGATTCTGATGTGTCCATTCGTCACCCTCCTCCTTTATCAAATGTACATATTTCTGTTACAGCTGTTCCTCCCAAAAGTGAGATCCCTGTAACTTTGAGTAGGTTGCTGGGTCTTTCTAGAGAATCCTCTGGGTTGTCTCCCAGTATCATGTCCAGTACCGATTTGTGGCCTTCTGTAGTTGAGGATGACTACGATGAATATGACGATGGCTTCCCTTTAAGTAACTGTATCTCATGCGCTTCCCATAGAGAAGCTCAGGATATGGTAGTAGAGGAACAAAATACAAAGGTAAACAATAACAAGGATCAGAGTAACCTAATTATAAGCTCACATTCTGAGAAACCtgaagaagaagagaaagtttCAACTGCTGCATCAGACAGTCAGATAAACCTTGCCATGAACAGACGTAATTATACATCAGTACCGACTTCGACAGCAAGTGCGCTACCTAAGAAGTACAACGACCCGACAGTTTTGGACAACCACGTTCAGACTGCTGGTGTCCCACTGCAAAACACATCAGAGTCTAAGTCTTGGGCTGTTTTTACAAGTGATGAAGAAAGTGGTTCTGGCCAAGGTACCTCAGATAGCCTTAATGATAATGAAACTTCAACAGATTTCAGTTTTCCCGACCTTAATGAGAGAGACACTGAAGGGGCAGTTGAAGCAGGTAACTCAGAATTAACTCCTGGATCATCACAGtcgtcagcctcatctgttaCTAGCGATCACTCATCAGTATTCAACATCTCTGAGGCAGGTTAGTTATGGATAAATCTAATGAATACCATGGAAAGCTGTGAGGGGGTACTTTTGTGCCATAGAGAACGAGAAGGTTTATCTACATATAATAAAGGAGAACGTAACAGTGCCAGTGGGTGTGATTAAGGAATCATTGGGAAGCAGGGGATGCATGCTGAGCTGGCTATCTTGTGAATGCTACTTCTAGCTACTTAAAACTGCTCCTGAAATATTCTTCAGTAAGAAGATTCATGCTCTGCTATTGGATAGATGTGTACTGTCAGCAGAAGCTGGGTGGTGCACAGTCTAAAACCAGAATTTGTTTCAATGTTAACTGTTTGATTTTAGTTTTAAAGGTTTAAGAGGGATGCAAGTTCTCTGTACAAAGACAAGTGCTGCCCTTATGGAAACACACCAGAGGAAACCATGCCTCTGCCAGAGCAAACATACCTCCGAGAGTCTGATTTTTAACTTACAGCAGCACATTTCCtccttgtgttttgctttgtattttctaaGATGTGTTGAGCAAGGAAGAAGATGCTTCAGTTTGATTCTGATTCGTCTTAACTCATAAAAGCATTTTCATTCTTATTCAGTATGCCACCTTCAAATTTCAGTGAGTTGCAGATGTTTTGTGCCAGATTTGCATATTTCTAAAATACTAGAGCCAGTTTTCCTGTACCTGTTTATATTTAGTGCTATTTTCCTATTTAGTCCTCTTAAAGTCAGTGATAGCATTTGTGATCTTTGGTTCCAAGGATCAGGTCAGAAGGCAAAACTCAACTTCACCTGATGAatataaagcatttctttttctaaaaatgcaTTGTTGGAAAATTTGAAGTGTTCAGACACATAATGTGCATTGCCTGTTGTTAGAGTGTTGAAAAATACAAGAGTTAAGTCAGAAACAATAACTgatgtttggaaaaaaacacaacccaacaACCAAGATTAAATtgatattttagaaaataaattgaatttCCATTAAGTACTCACAGCATCTGTAGAGGGCAGTATCATCCAGCTAAATCCACTAAGGAATGGAATCCACAAAGCATGTGAAATTTTCACCACATTTCTACAAATACACAATTAAATCACATGAGGTCGTATTACTCATGAGAAACAGAATACTAATATGAAGAAGTGGTAGATTGAGACTCTGCGTAGCTGGGGctaatgaaatatgaaaaatagaaaataaaaggaaatagaaaacatACTGAAATAAAGTAGGAAACATACTGAAATTAATAGGAGTCCTAACAAGGTAGGTGTTATAAAACTAAAGTGAATTAGTTCAGTAGGTAAGTAGTATATTATGGAAAATGcataacatttctttaaaatcagtAAAAAGAACATCAGTATTTCAAAATTTATATTACTAATGTGAATGAGTATCACTGTAAGAGATTTATAGTTTGCATAGTGAGCGTCATTTGAATTGTTACTGATAGTAATTCAGAAAGGATTATACATgactgaaggaggaggaggaggaggagtacagCAGACTTAAACTTTGTCTTCTAAATATTATTGAAAGACACTATACAGTATCATTT
The sequence above is drawn from the Opisthocomus hoazin isolate bOpiHoa1 chromosome 8, bOpiHoa1.hap1, whole genome shotgun sequence genome and encodes:
- the PTPRZ1 gene encoding receptor-type tyrosine-protein phosphatase zeta isoform X2: MLILGRLVACIQLVCILRVDLVYGYYRQQRKLIEEIDWSYTGTLNQKNWGKKYSACNGAKQSPINIDEDLTQVNVNLKKLKFHGWEKETLEDTFIRNTGKTVEINLTNDYYVSGGGLDTVFKASKIIFHWGKCNVSSDGSEHSLEGQKFPLEMQIYCYDADQFTNFEEAIKGNGKLRALSILFEAGLEDNPDYNPIINGVDSVSRFGKQAALEPFILLNLLPNATDKYYTYNGSLSAPPCSETVEWIVFKNTISISEHQLAVFCEVLTMQQSGYVMLMDYLQNNFREQQYKFFGQVFSSYTGQEEIHEAVCSSEPENVQSDPKNYTSLLVTWERPRVVYDTTIERFAVFYQQLDGEDQTKHEFLTDGYQDLGAILNNLLPNTSYVLQIVAVCSNGLYGKYSDQVIVDMPLEDPEADLIPELNETEEYEDEVDEKEIKVDEETAVIPSTDSTINQIRRKDFQVTTSSYIQDKMGTKPNEAKTNRYLTREEELHGKDDVFKAVYYLTSPPASEVSEEEEDPFSESRTITGIPPQLIGSTKGIEEEYIYLSSGTEPTRITTTVHSDEDFLLSPFKPHQESGDFWSSVLTTSSAQFVTEQTSEEDTLPSGSPDISMHDVLSQGSIKYVSEGAAPSSSDEPPKHISSTDGNLWLRNATDLTTQSVDTSDSRQLSQTSYTDAYVEGLKPATVPYSSSPVASQDTSDADLELPHYSTFAFSSAELSPHSVSSSSGEYGSASAASEVLSQTTQPVYNGEIPLQPSYSSEVFPLVTPVLFDSQMLDTTPATSDSDVTLHATPVFPSVAVSFEPTLSSYDDVPLLTFSSASSSSKMFHRLYTVSQMLPQSATPAVASDKVSLHASLTLAEGDTLKQPSLAQYADVVSHQTTHAASETLIFGHNRTHVFSQVEPSSSDINMHVLSTMSELPYALSSNVGSLQSFTVSYDSAEFVHDSVDVFRQDPLLSSYNNVLVHKPSSVISQADILLQPTHSLSSDTDWSEAYSGSESLLPDTDTLTVLNVSSSDSVDEILYESSGFSDVNKMLQKGDVVYGDEREPQISSSLSEMASSAESKVIPELSTSVSNDDVNKQNTSQQESPLPVSSTKGILPVSLAFPTTKIFDHDISKLTENYLSVQPLHVTPPAFDDTLLKPMLSASSDEAFSAPAYSKMLSSTQLHFYETSATLNNEALLQSFFQSSGGGTLLNTAAVVPSDPILAESSRVHKDSSTFDQILHQMAPGSATTETMLHSTSAPSAADTLSNTFSKPTASLQGLSVSYASEEYVSSSLFNSEDVQQVMPSLYSSDVAFQLTSLENTNAFPPQAVNAVTTPFLTVDTLPRVATPADSRISSSVFEGSESASVSSSSTLGFDPVHMPAVVSDSDVSIRHPPPLSNVHISVTAVPPKSEIPVTLSRLLGLSRESSGLSPSIMSSTDLWPSVVEDDYDEYDDGFPLSNCISCASHREAQDMVVEEQNTKVNNNKDQSNLIISSHSEKPEEEEKVSTAASDSQINLAMNRRNYTSVPTSTASALPKKYNDPTVLDNHVQTAGVPLQNTSESKSWAVFTSDEESGSGQGTSDSLNDNETSTDFSFPDLNERDTEGAVEAGNSELTPGSSQSSASSVTSDHSSVFNISEAEASNSSHESRIGLAESLESEKKTVVPLVVVSALTFICLVILVGILIYWRKCFQTAHFYLEDNTSPRVISAPPAPIFPVSDDVGAIPIKHFPKHVADLHASNGFSEEFEEIQSCTVDLGITSDSSNHPDNKNKNRYINIVAYDHTRVKLTQLAEKDGKLTDYINANYVDGYNKPKAYIAAQGPLKSTAEDFWRMIWEHNVEVIVMITNLIEKGRRKCDQYWPAEGSEEYGNFLVTQKSVHVLAYYTVRNFTLRNTRIKKGSQKGRSSGRIVTQYHYTQWPDMGVPEYTLPVLTFVRKASHAKRHAVGPVVVHCSTSPLMEHLEREPPHEFCPSGADSEEANSAGVGRTGTYIVLDSMLQQIQHEGTVNIFGFLKHIRTQRNYLVQTEEQYIFIHDALVEAILSKETEVLETHVHAYVNALLIPGPTGRTRLEKQFKLLSQSNTQQCDYSTALKQCNREKNRTSSVIPVERSRVGISSLSGEGTDYINASYIMGYYQSNEFIITQHPLLHTIKDFWRMIWDHNAQLIVMLPDSQNMAEDEFVYWPNKDEPINCESFKVTMIAEEHKCLSNEEKLIIQDFILEATQDDYVLEVRHFQCPKWPNPDSPISKTFELISIIKEETSNRDGPMIVHDEHGGVTAGTFCALTTLMHQLENENSVDVYQVAKMINLMRPGVFTDIEQYQFLYKAILSLVSTRQEENPSASMDSNGSALPDGNAAESLESLV